A single region of the Agromyces sp. Leaf222 genome encodes:
- a CDS encoding GNAT family N-acetyltransferase has protein sequence MTETTSTTTATTDRLATGRPGDLVHTAHDPALGTIEVFVLDPDAHLDVIHAWVTQPRARFWGLGELSRQELRDLYAYVDGLETHHAFLVFRDGTPVVLLQTYEPEHDPIGECYIVEPGDVGLHVFIGDRGAPIDAFTTRISRVLGDFLFASPGAQRIVIEPDVDNEAAVQRMVRTGFEPGPIIDLPTKRGQLAFLSRERWSPS, from the coding sequence ATGACCGAGACCACCAGCACGACGACCGCCACCACCGATCGCCTCGCGACCGGCCGGCCCGGCGACCTCGTGCACACCGCCCACGACCCCGCCCTCGGCACGATCGAGGTCTTCGTGCTCGACCCCGACGCGCACCTCGACGTGATCCATGCGTGGGTAACGCAGCCGCGGGCGAGGTTCTGGGGGCTCGGCGAGCTCTCTCGGCAGGAGCTGCGCGACCTCTACGCCTACGTCGACGGGCTCGAGACCCACCACGCGTTCCTGGTCTTCCGCGACGGCACGCCCGTCGTGCTGCTGCAGACCTACGAGCCCGAGCACGACCCGATCGGCGAGTGCTACATCGTCGAGCCGGGCGACGTCGGGCTGCACGTCTTCATCGGCGACCGTGGCGCACCGATCGACGCCTTCACGACCCGCATCTCACGCGTGCTCGGCGACTTCCTCTTCGCCTCACCCGGCGCGCAGCGAATCGTCATCGAACCCGACGTCGACAACGAGGCCGCCGTGCAGCGCATGGTGCGCACCGGGTTCGAGCCGGGCCCGATCATCGACCTGCCGACCAAGCGCGGACAGCTCGCGTTCCTCTCCCGCGAGCGCTGGAGCCCCAGCTAA
- a CDS encoding GNAT family N-acetyltransferase, whose translation MTVVTDYEIDIRPVDARLDAPVVQQWLAAPKSAFWGMQELGVSEVADYLAEVSTHPRQDSWLGAVDGAPAFLAETYDPASVLLVGIHDALPGDLGMHVLVAPADGHGRHGLTDAVFAAVMRWCFDELGAERVVVEPDVRNERIAAKNARAGFRVLGEVEVPEGEHVKRANLSVCTRADFAASALGSLPDHERLG comes from the coding sequence ATGACCGTCGTGACCGACTACGAGATCGACATCCGACCCGTGGATGCCCGGCTCGACGCACCCGTCGTGCAGCAGTGGCTGGCGGCTCCGAAGTCCGCGTTCTGGGGCATGCAGGAGCTCGGCGTCTCCGAGGTCGCCGACTACCTCGCGGAGGTCTCGACGCATCCGCGCCAGGACTCCTGGCTCGGCGCGGTCGACGGCGCCCCGGCGTTCCTCGCCGAGACGTACGACCCCGCGAGCGTGCTGCTCGTCGGCATCCACGACGCACTGCCGGGCGACCTGGGCATGCACGTGCTCGTCGCCCCGGCCGACGGCCACGGCCGCCACGGACTCACGGATGCCGTCTTCGCCGCCGTCATGCGCTGGTGCTTCGACGAGCTCGGCGCCGAGCGCGTGGTCGTCGAGCCCGACGTGCGCAACGAGCGCATCGCGGCCAAGAACGCGCGGGCCGGATTCCGCGTGCTCGGCGAGGTCGAGGTGCCCGAGGGCGAGCACGTGAAGCGGGCGAACCTCTCGGTGTGCACGCGCGCCGACTTCGCGGCATCCGCCCTCGGCTCCCTTCCCGACCACGAACGACTCGGATGA
- a CDS encoding IucA/IucC family siderophore biosynthesis protein, with amino-acid sequence MNDQTHAAHQPITRPANPAAHLTPAAMAAAQRHLVAKAIAEFTHERLLAPVPAAPDAGPEASARSYRLALDGGRVEYRFEADRFALEHWVLDEPTLERFVDGTPTPLDAQAFIIELQPLLGIPDALLATYLEEIASTLASSAFKLTQGGPTAAELARADFQTIESAMTEGHPGFVANNGRIGFGVSEYSAYAPEAAEPFTLVWLAARREFTHFALGEGLDRQSFLREQLGQAQHDAFEARLVEAGLDPADYLLLPVHPWQWEHRIAITFAPDLAKGNLVFLGEGFDRYLAQQSLRTMFNADDWGRDYVKTALSIQNMGFLRGLSPAYMRVTPAINDWVGELVEADEALGEAGFRVLREHASIGYTGDAYHRTRTVSPHRKMLAALWRESPVPLLAPNQRLSTMAALLHRDAAGGSVASALVAASALPAVDWVRAYLRAYLRPLVHCLRAYDLAFMPHGENLILVLEDAVPVGVFMKDIGEEVALLSAPRPGAANRTPPVPEDVQRIITEVDDREKALAVFTDVFDGVLRHLAGILHVDGTLDEHAFWALVAECVDEHEVAHPHLESGIDLRAETFAHSCLNRLQLRNTLQMVDIANQSESLIYAGEMANPIARSRRFGTAGAGVRGGAGVRGGAGADHGADAAAAAISPASA; translated from the coding sequence ATGAACGATCAGACCCACGCCGCCCACCAGCCGATCACCCGCCCGGCGAACCCCGCCGCGCACCTCACCCCGGCCGCGATGGCGGCCGCGCAGCGGCACCTCGTGGCGAAGGCGATCGCGGAGTTCACGCACGAGCGGCTGCTCGCGCCCGTGCCGGCCGCCCCCGACGCCGGCCCCGAGGCATCCGCCCGCTCCTACCGCCTCGCCCTCGACGGCGGCCGCGTCGAGTACCGCTTCGAGGCCGACCGGTTCGCCCTCGAGCACTGGGTGCTCGACGAGCCGACGCTCGAGCGGTTCGTCGACGGCACGCCGACGCCGCTCGACGCGCAGGCGTTCATCATCGAGCTGCAGCCCCTGCTCGGCATCCCCGATGCGCTGCTCGCGACCTACCTCGAGGAGATCGCGTCGACCCTGGCGAGCAGCGCGTTCAAGCTGACGCAGGGCGGCCCGACGGCGGCCGAGCTGGCCCGCGCCGACTTCCAGACGATCGAGTCGGCGATGACCGAGGGCCACCCGGGCTTCGTGGCGAACAACGGCCGCATCGGCTTCGGCGTCTCGGAGTACTCGGCGTACGCGCCCGAGGCGGCCGAGCCGTTCACGCTCGTCTGGCTGGCCGCCCGGCGCGAGTTCACGCACTTCGCGCTCGGCGAGGGGCTCGACCGGCAGTCGTTCCTGCGCGAGCAGCTCGGGCAGGCCCAGCACGACGCGTTCGAGGCGCGCCTCGTCGAGGCCGGACTCGACCCCGCCGACTACCTGCTGCTGCCCGTGCACCCGTGGCAGTGGGAGCACCGCATCGCGATCACGTTCGCGCCCGACCTCGCGAAGGGCAACCTCGTGTTCCTCGGCGAGGGGTTCGACCGGTACCTCGCCCAGCAGTCGCTGCGCACGATGTTCAACGCCGACGACTGGGGCCGCGACTACGTCAAGACCGCCCTGTCGATCCAGAACATGGGGTTCCTGCGCGGCCTCTCCCCCGCGTACATGCGGGTCACGCCGGCGATCAACGACTGGGTCGGCGAGCTCGTCGAGGCCGACGAGGCCCTCGGCGAGGCCGGGTTCCGCGTGCTGCGCGAGCACGCGTCGATCGGCTACACCGGCGACGCCTACCACCGCACGCGCACGGTGTCGCCGCATCGCAAGATGCTCGCCGCACTCTGGCGCGAGAGCCCGGTGCCGCTGCTGGCCCCGAACCAGCGGCTCAGCACGATGGCCGCGCTGCTGCATCGGGATGCCGCGGGCGGCTCGGTCGCCAGTGCGCTCGTCGCGGCATCCGCCCTGCCCGCCGTCGACTGGGTGCGGGCGTACCTGCGCGCCTACCTGCGGCCGCTCGTGCACTGCCTTCGCGCGTACGACCTGGCGTTCATGCCGCACGGCGAGAACCTGATCCTCGTGCTCGAGGACGCGGTGCCCGTCGGGGTCTTCATGAAGGACATCGGCGAGGAGGTCGCGCTGCTCTCGGCTCCGCGGCCCGGTGCCGCCAACCGCACGCCCCCCGTGCCAGAGGATGTGCAGCGCATCATCACCGAGGTCGACGACCGCGAGAAGGCGCTGGCCGTCTTCACCGACGTGTTCGACGGCGTGCTGCGTCACCTCGCCGGAATCCTGCACGTCGACGGCACGCTCGACGAGCACGCGTTCTGGGCACTCGTGGCCGAGTGCGTCGACGAGCACGAGGTCGCGCACCCGCACCTCGAGTCGGGCATCGACCTGCGCGCCGAGACCTTCGCGCACTCGTGCCTGAACCGCCTGCAACTGCGCAACACGCTGCAGATGGTCGATATCGCGAACCAGTCCGAGTCGCTCATCTACGCGGGCGAGATGGCCAACCCGATCGCCAGGTCGCGCCGGTTCGGGACCGCGGGCGCGGGTGTTCGGGGTGGCGCGGGCGTTCGGGGTGGCGCCGGTGCCGATCATGGGGCGGATGCCGCGGCCGCCGCCATCTCGCCCGCCTCGGCCTGA
- a CDS encoding penicillin acylase family protein, protein MITRDEHGIPYLRGRDVLELAAVQGEATAHDRGWQIEVDRRRAEGTLSALIGPAGLDWDVFARRARLDDTARRAFAALGDEDRAFVRAYVDGVRRGMREGGTGAGARSGGAAVEFGELDARFGERAPLDDWPEHAPLGILHVAHALFSSFPSLLFGEHVARTLGDDWVDLLTGADAAEPSSGSNGWAVHGSLTESGFPMLAGDPHRLFELPGVYQQVGLACDEFDVIGLAFPGVPGVAHFGHTGHAAWGVTNALAHSVDVFRERLRRVPDSPAAPDAGRVGAPAPYRDPADAAASGTPHYEALGPDGWRAASVEHSTIHVRGAAPVEVEAIETERGTVVTDLSPLADGEFEAWSVRMPARADRDLGFAALLPLLRARSAADVVTAFDRWVDPVNRVLAADRQGTVLSATVGRAPDRTRAERRLPLDGRLTRAVGDRRMPPATPVDTIAVDANERPTRSDADLGRAYAPPHRARRIRELLDEGRPGSVDDLTRIWGDALLGGLDDWFALLQAADGAAATPDAGAALDELRAWDGVMHADSAGAARFAAFREELVARVAALPELARLHDPHPFGAIYDPWMGARGRIAAALPGLLHAPVLAAHRDALVRDALSGAAARPAETWGDEHRLLPLHVFADIDGVADPGRDLDAPLGGEGESVRCTGSTPGVTRRSWRGSVARWAWDLGDRDRSRWSVPFGASGDPASPHFADQLADWVAADPPPVGPPPVGPPPVE, encoded by the coding sequence GTGATCACCCGCGACGAGCACGGCATCCCGTACCTGCGCGGCAGAGACGTCCTCGAGCTCGCCGCCGTGCAGGGCGAGGCGACGGCGCACGACCGCGGATGGCAGATCGAGGTCGACCGGCGCCGCGCCGAGGGCACGCTCTCGGCGCTCATCGGCCCGGCCGGGCTCGACTGGGACGTGTTCGCCCGACGCGCCCGGCTCGACGACACGGCTCGTCGCGCGTTCGCGGCCCTCGGCGACGAGGACCGCGCGTTCGTGCGGGCCTACGTCGACGGCGTGCGTCGGGGCATGCGCGAGGGTGGCACCGGCGCCGGTGCCCGCTCCGGCGGGGCGGCGGTCGAGTTCGGCGAGCTCGACGCCCGCTTCGGCGAGCGCGCACCCCTCGACGACTGGCCCGAGCACGCGCCGCTCGGCATCCTGCACGTGGCGCACGCGCTGTTCTCGTCGTTCCCGAGCCTGCTCTTCGGCGAGCACGTCGCGCGGACCCTCGGCGACGACTGGGTCGACCTGCTGACGGGCGCGGACGCCGCCGAGCCCTCGTCGGGCAGCAACGGGTGGGCGGTGCACGGCTCGCTGACCGAGTCGGGGTTCCCGATGCTCGCGGGCGACCCGCATCGGCTGTTCGAGCTGCCGGGGGTCTACCAGCAGGTCGGCCTCGCCTGCGACGAGTTCGACGTCATCGGCCTCGCGTTCCCGGGCGTGCCCGGGGTCGCGCACTTCGGGCACACCGGGCACGCGGCGTGGGGCGTCACGAACGCGCTGGCGCACAGCGTCGACGTGTTCCGAGAGCGGCTGCGCCGCGTCCCCGACTCCCCCGCCGCCCCCGACGCCGGTCGAGTAGGCGCGCCAGCGCCGTATCGAGACCCCGCCGACGCTGCCGCCTCGGGCACGCCGCACTACGAGGCCCTCGGCCCTGACGGCTGGCGCGCGGCATCCGTCGAGCACTCGACCATCCACGTGCGCGGCGCCGCCCCGGTCGAGGTCGAGGCGATCGAGACCGAGCGCGGCACCGTCGTCACCGACCTGTCGCCCCTGGCCGACGGCGAGTTCGAGGCCTGGAGCGTGCGGATGCCGGCGCGCGCCGACCGCGACCTCGGATTCGCCGCGCTGCTGCCGTTGCTGCGCGCCCGCTCGGCGGCCGACGTCGTCACGGCGTTCGACCGCTGGGTCGACCCGGTGAACCGCGTGCTCGCCGCGGACCGGCAGGGCACCGTGCTCTCGGCGACCGTCGGCCGCGCGCCCGATCGCACGCGCGCCGAGCGTCGCCTGCCCCTCGATGGCCGGCTCACCCGTGCGGTCGGGGATCGACGGATGCCGCCGGCCACGCCCGTCGACACGATCGCCGTGGATGCGAACGAGCGCCCGACACGCTCCGACGCGGATCTCGGGCGCGCGTACGCCCCGCCGCACCGCGCCCGCCGCATTCGCGAGCTGCTCGACGAAGGCCGACCCGGATCGGTCGACGACCTCACGCGGATCTGGGGCGATGCACTCCTCGGCGGACTCGACGACTGGTTCGCGCTCCTGCAGGCGGCGGATGGCGCGGCCGCGACGCCCGATGCAGGCGCCGCGCTCGACGAACTCCGCGCGTGGGACGGCGTCATGCACGCCGACTCCGCGGGGGCCGCGCGCTTCGCCGCCTTCCGCGAGGAGCTCGTGGCCCGCGTCGCCGCCCTGCCCGAGCTCGCACGCCTGCACGACCCGCATCCGTTCGGCGCGATCTACGACCCGTGGATGGGCGCCCGTGGCCGTATCGCCGCCGCCCTGCCCGGGCTCCTGCACGCTCCCGTCCTTGCCGCCCACCGTGACGCGCTCGTGCGCGACGCCCTGAGCGGGGCCGCCGCACGCCCGGCCGAGACCTGGGGCGACGAACATCGACTGCTCCCCCTGCACGTTTTCGCGGACATCGACGGCGTCGCGGACCCGGGCCGCGACCTCGACGCCCCGCTCGGCGGCGAAGGCGAGTCCGTGCGCTGCACCGGATCCACGCCCGGCGTCACCCGCCGCAGCTGGCGCGGCTCGGTCGCGCGCTGGGCGTGGGATCTCGGGGATCGCGACCGCAGCCGCTGGAGCGTGCCCTTCGGCGCCTCCGGCGACCCCGCCTCGCCGCACTTCGCCGACCAGCTCGCCGACTGGGTCGCCGCCGATCCCCCGCCGGTCGGCCCGCCGCCGGTCGGCCCGCCGCCGGTCGAGTAG